A DNA window from Siniperca chuatsi isolate FFG_IHB_CAS linkage group LG6, ASM2008510v1, whole genome shotgun sequence contains the following coding sequences:
- the nexn gene encoding nexilin isoform X4 → MQKAREDRSRQRHNEEQQKRKEQFIKEREWNRRKQQIKELLASSDEEEEVKPAKVEKSYVPKITGSVKGKFAEMEKQRQEEERKRMEGERKKREAQDNMEKAKIKKELAQKAAEEGDDTILVRVVPAKSSRPPGRIKVNFEDMEKNREEELQKKAEEEKKRRYDENKRSFRDAKRRSIVQQDEEEKPSEKAQVTPGKLKLTFEELEKERQEQRKKQAEEEAKRRLIEEKKAFEEARLGMGEDEEDTQAALEDKEEFRPGKLRLSFEEVERQRVEEERKKAEEEAKRRMVEERRAFAEARKSMLVDEDDEVLMALLNLEGSKPGKICASFEELERQRREEEQKKAEEEAKKRLEEEKRLFAEARKSMSPGLDQERSAYGDETALDEEEGMVKSESQEALHPRKLEINFEELLKEKEQAERRRKAEERKKKMEQEKQEFEQLRQEMGEDEVNESADVVSKEYEELTKLKRTGSIQAKNLKSKFEKIKQLTEEEIQKKIEMERARRKAIDDEIKEREAERFQEEDEERETTPVRPEESPFKQKVDMRARFQQMAKAREEEERRRVEEQKLQRMQFEQQEIDAALQKKKEDDVEDEGSIINGSAAYEDEEDHARSGAPWFKKPLKNQSVVDSEPVRFTVKITGEPKPEVTWWFEGEMLQDCEDYQYIERGETYCLYLPETFPEDEGEYMCKAVNSRGTAASTCILTIESKTTLV, encoded by the exons ATGCAGAAGGCCAGGGAGGACCGCAGCAGGCAGAGGCACAACGAAGAGCAGCAGAAGAGGAAAGAGCAATTCATCAAGGAGAGAGAGTGGAATCGCAGGAAGCAGCAG ATAAAAGAACTACTCGCTTCCagtgatgaggaagaagaggtgaaGCCAGCAAAGGTAGAAAAATCCTACGTCCCCAAAATCACAG GTAGTGTGAAGGGGAAGTttgcagaaatggaaaaacaaagacaagaggaagaaaggaagcggatggaaggagagaggaagaagagggaagcTCAGGACAACATggaaaaagccaaaataaagaaagaattgGCTCAGAAAGCTGCTGAG GAAGGAGATGACACAATCCTGGTGAGGGTGGTTCCAGCGAAGTCATCACGACCTCCGGGCAGAATCAAGGTGAACTTTGAAGACATGGAGAAGAACCGAGAGGAGGAACTGCAGAAgaaggcagaggaagagaagaagagacgataCGATGAAAACAAACGCTCCTTCCGGGATGCAAAGCGACGCTCAATTGTTCAACAG GATGAAGAAGAGAAGCCTTCAGAAAAGGCACAGGTGACTCCTGGAAAGCTAAAGCTGacatttgaggagctggagaaggaaAGGCAGGAGCAGAGAAAGAAGCAGGCTGAGGAGGAAGCCAAACGTCGCCTGATAGAGGAGAAGAAAGCTTTTGAAGAGGCCAGGCTGGGAATG ggagaagatgaggaggacACTCAGGCAGCTCTGGAAGACAAGGAGGAGTTCCGACCTGGAAAACTGAGGTTGAGCTTTGAAGAGGTGGAAAGGCAAAGGGTAGAAGAAGAGCGCaagaaagcagaggaggaggccaAGAGACGAAtggtggaggagagaagagctTTTGCTGAAGCCAGGAAGAGCATG CTTGTAGATGAGGacgatgaggtgctgatggccTTGCTGAACCTGGAGGGCAGTAAGCCCGGGAAGATATGTGCTAGTTTTGAGGAGCTGGAACgccagagaagagaggaggagcagaagaaggcagaggaggaggccaAGAAGAGactggaagaggagaaaaggctCTTTGCTGAAGCCCGCAAGAGCATG AGCCCTGGCCTGGATCAGGAAAGGTCTGCATATGGAGATGAAACA GCACTAGATGAGGAAGAAGGGATGGTGAAGAGTGAATCTCAGGAAGCACTGCACCCAAGAAAACTGGAGATCAACTTTGAAGAGCTACTGAAAGAGAAGGAGCAGGCTGAGAGGAGACGTAAGGCAGAGGAACGCAAAAAGAAGATGGAGCAGGAGAAGCAGGAATTTGAACAACTCAGACAAGAGATGGGCGAG GATGAAGTGAACGAAAGTGCAGATGTTGTAAGCAAAGAGTATGAAGAACTGACCAAGCTCAAGAGGACTGGCTCCATCCAGGCCAAGAACCTCAAGTCCAAATTCGAGAAGATCAAGCAGCTGACTGAAGAGGAAATTCAGAAAAAGATTGAGATGGAGAGAGCACGGAGGAAGGCCATTGATGATGaaattaaagagagagaagctgaGCGGTTCCAGGAG gaGGATGAGGAAAGAGAAACGACTCCAGTGAGGCCCGAGGAGTCACCATTCAAACAGAAGGTGGACATGCGAGCCCGATTTCAACAAATGGCCAAagccagggaggaggaggagaggcggaGAGTAGAGGAGCAGAAGCTGCAGAGGATGCAGTTTGAGCAGCAAGAGATTGATGCTGCCCTCCAAAAA AAGAAGGAGGATGATGTAGAGGACGAGGGTAGCATCATCAACGGCTCTGCAGCCTATGAAGATGAGGAAGATCATGCCAGGTCAGGGGCTCCGTGGTTTAAAAAGCCCCTTAAAAATCAATCGGTGGTGGACTCGGAGCCAGTTCGGTTCACCGTTAAGATCACCGGGGAGCCCAAGCCGGAGGTAACCTGGTGGTTTGAGGGAGAGATGCTCCAGGACTGTGAGGACTATCAGTAtatagagagaggagagacttACTGCCTCTACCTGCCAGAGACCTTCCCAGAGGACGAGGGAGAGTACATGTGCAAGGCTGTGAACAGCAGAGGAACAGCAGCGAGTACCTGCATCCTTACAATAGAAAGTAAGACCACCTTGGTGTGA
- the nexn gene encoding nexilin isoform X3, protein MTEVAQVAAVVARDMNDVKNEDEHNMSDAENKEDDVVVNEDNAAEEKSEKTSHTDEKPCHMDDEASSETDKTHVNGVEHKENDIADEKNERSEAVNGLAQDTEKKEDDHPDTNKDQNISDVTLKKEKLIRSRKPVARSYVPKLNKDKGDVKSKFEAMQKAREDRSRQRHNEEQQKRKEQFIKEREWNRRKQQIKELLASSDEEEEVKPAKVEKSYVPKITGSVKGKFAEMEKQRQEEERKRMEGERKKREAQDNMEKAKIKKELAQKAAEEGDDTILVRVVPAKSSRPPGRIKVNFEDMEKNREEELQKKAEEEKKRRYDENKRSFRDAKRRSIVQQDEEEKPSEKAQVTPGKLKLTFEELEKERQEQRKKQAEEEAKRRLIEEKKAFEEARLGMGEDEEDTQAALEDKEEFRPGKLRLSFEEVERQRVEEERKKAEEEAKRRMVEERRAFAEARKSMLVDEDDEVLMALLNLEGSKPGKICASFEELERQRREEEQKKAEEEAKKRLEEEKRLFAEARKSMALDEEEGMVKSESQEALHPRKLEINFEELLKEKEQAERRRKAEERKKKMEQEKQEFEQLRQEMGEDEVNESADVVSKEYEELTKLKRTGSIQAKNLKSKFEKIKQLTEEEIQKKIEMERARRKAIDDEIKEREAERFQEEDEERETTPVRPEESPFKQKVDMRARFQQMAKAREEEERRRVEEQKLQRMQFEQQEIDAALQKKKEDDVEDEGSIINGSAAYEDEEDHARSGAPWFKKPLKNQSVVDSEPVRFTVKITGEPKPEVTWWFEGEMLQDCEDYQYIERGETYCLYLPETFPEDEGEYMCKAVNSRGTAASTCILTIESKTTLV, encoded by the exons ATGACTGAGGTGGCGCAGGTTGCGGCTGTAGTCGCCCGCGACATGAATGATGTCAAAAATGAAGACGAACACAACATGAGCGATGCAGAAAACAAGGAAGATGATGTGGTAGTTAATGAAGACAACGCAGCCGAGGAGAAAAGTGAGAAGACGTCACACACAGACGAAAAACCTTGCCACATGGATGACGAGGCGAGTAGTGAGACTGACAAGACACACGTGAACGGTGTGGAACACAAAGAAAACGACATAGCCgatgagaaaaatgaaagatCAGAAGCTGTTAATGGTTTAGCACAGGACACAGAGAAGAAGGAGGATGACCATCCTGACACAAACAAAGACCAGAATATTTCTGATGTGACACTTAAGAAAGAG AAACTCATCCGATCCAGAAAGCCAGTGGCCAGAAGCTACGTgccaaagctgaacaaagacaaGGGGGATGTGAAGAGCAAGTTTGAGGCCATGCAGAAGGCCAGGGAGGACCGCAGCAGGCAGAGGCACAACGAAGAGCAGCAGAAGAGGAAAGAGCAATTCATCAAGGAGAGAGAGTGGAATCGCAGGAAGCAGCAG ATAAAAGAACTACTCGCTTCCagtgatgaggaagaagaggtgaaGCCAGCAAAGGTAGAAAAATCCTACGTCCCCAAAATCACAG GTAGTGTGAAGGGGAAGTttgcagaaatggaaaaacaaagacaagaggaagaaaggaagcggatggaaggagagaggaagaagagggaagcTCAGGACAACATggaaaaagccaaaataaagaaagaattgGCTCAGAAAGCTGCTGAG GAAGGAGATGACACAATCCTGGTGAGGGTGGTTCCAGCGAAGTCATCACGACCTCCGGGCAGAATCAAGGTGAACTTTGAAGACATGGAGAAGAACCGAGAGGAGGAACTGCAGAAgaaggcagaggaagagaagaagagacgataCGATGAAAACAAACGCTCCTTCCGGGATGCAAAGCGACGCTCAATTGTTCAACAG GATGAAGAAGAGAAGCCTTCAGAAAAGGCACAGGTGACTCCTGGAAAGCTAAAGCTGacatttgaggagctggagaaggaaAGGCAGGAGCAGAGAAAGAAGCAGGCTGAGGAGGAAGCCAAACGTCGCCTGATAGAGGAGAAGAAAGCTTTTGAAGAGGCCAGGCTGGGAATG ggagaagatgaggaggacACTCAGGCAGCTCTGGAAGACAAGGAGGAGTTCCGACCTGGAAAACTGAGGTTGAGCTTTGAAGAGGTGGAAAGGCAAAGGGTAGAAGAAGAGCGCaagaaagcagaggaggaggccaAGAGACGAAtggtggaggagagaagagctTTTGCTGAAGCCAGGAAGAGCATG CTTGTAGATGAGGacgatgaggtgctgatggccTTGCTGAACCTGGAGGGCAGTAAGCCCGGGAAGATATGTGCTAGTTTTGAGGAGCTGGAACgccagagaagagaggaggagcagaagaaggcagaggaggaggccaAGAAGAGactggaagaggagaaaaggctCTTTGCTGAAGCCCGCAAGAGCATG GCACTAGATGAGGAAGAAGGGATGGTGAAGAGTGAATCTCAGGAAGCACTGCACCCAAGAAAACTGGAGATCAACTTTGAAGAGCTACTGAAAGAGAAGGAGCAGGCTGAGAGGAGACGTAAGGCAGAGGAACGCAAAAAGAAGATGGAGCAGGAGAAGCAGGAATTTGAACAACTCAGACAAGAGATGGGCGAG GATGAAGTGAACGAAAGTGCAGATGTTGTAAGCAAAGAGTATGAAGAACTGACCAAGCTCAAGAGGACTGGCTCCATCCAGGCCAAGAACCTCAAGTCCAAATTCGAGAAGATCAAGCAGCTGACTGAAGAGGAAATTCAGAAAAAGATTGAGATGGAGAGAGCACGGAGGAAGGCCATTGATGATGaaattaaagagagagaagctgaGCGGTTCCAGGAG gaGGATGAGGAAAGAGAAACGACTCCAGTGAGGCCCGAGGAGTCACCATTCAAACAGAAGGTGGACATGCGAGCCCGATTTCAACAAATGGCCAAagccagggaggaggaggagaggcggaGAGTAGAGGAGCAGAAGCTGCAGAGGATGCAGTTTGAGCAGCAAGAGATTGATGCTGCCCTCCAAAAA AAGAAGGAGGATGATGTAGAGGACGAGGGTAGCATCATCAACGGCTCTGCAGCCTATGAAGATGAGGAAGATCATGCCAGGTCAGGGGCTCCGTGGTTTAAAAAGCCCCTTAAAAATCAATCGGTGGTGGACTCGGAGCCAGTTCGGTTCACCGTTAAGATCACCGGGGAGCCCAAGCCGGAGGTAACCTGGTGGTTTGAGGGAGAGATGCTCCAGGACTGTGAGGACTATCAGTAtatagagagaggagagacttACTGCCTCTACCTGCCAGAGACCTTCCCAGAGGACGAGGGAGAGTACATGTGCAAGGCTGTGAACAGCAGAGGAACAGCAGCGAGTACCTGCATCCTTACAATAGAAAGTAAGACCACCTTGGTGTGA
- the nexn gene encoding nexilin isoform X2: MTEVAQVAAVVARDMNDVKNEDEHNMSDAENKEDDVVVNEDNAAEEKSEKTSHTDEKPCHMDDEASSETDKTHVNGVEHKENDIADEKNERSEAVNGLAQDTEKKEDDHPDTNKDQNISDVTLKKEKLIRSRKPVARSYVPKLNKDKGDVKSKFEAMQKAREDRSRQRHNEEQQKRKEQFIKEREWNRRKQQIKELLASSDEEEEVKPAKVEKSYVPKITGSVKGKFAEMEKQRQEEERKRMEGERKKREAQDNMEKAKIKKELAQKAAEEGDDTILVRVVPAKSSRPPGRIKVNFEDMEKNREEELQKKAEEEKKRRYDENKRSFRDAKRRSIVQQDEEEKPSEKAQVTPGKLKLTFEELEKERQEQRKKQAEEEAKRRLIEEKKAFEEARLGMGEDEEDTQAALEDKEEFRPGKLRLSFEEVERQRVEEERKKAEEEAKRRMVEERRAFAEARKSMLVDEDDEVLMALLNLEGSKPGKICASFEELERQRREEEQKKAEEEAKKRLEEEKRLFAEARKSMSPGLDQERSAYGDETALDEEEGMVKSESQEALHPRKLEINFEELLKEKEQAERRRKAEERKKKMEQEKQEFEQLRQEMGEDEVNESADVVSKEYEELTKLKRTGSIQAKNLKSKFEKIKQLTEEEIQKKIEMERARRKAIDDEIKEREAERFQEEDEERETTPVRPEESPFKQKVDMRARFQQMAKAREEEERRRVEEQKLQRMQFEQQEIDAALQKKKEDDVEDEGSIINGSAAYEDEEDHARSGAPWFKKPLKNQSVVDSEPVRFTVKITGEPKPEVTWWFEGEMLQDCEDYQYIERGETYCLYLPETFPEDEGEYMCKAVNSRGTAASTCILTIETYDY, encoded by the exons ATGACTGAGGTGGCGCAGGTTGCGGCTGTAGTCGCCCGCGACATGAATGATGTCAAAAATGAAGACGAACACAACATGAGCGATGCAGAAAACAAGGAAGATGATGTGGTAGTTAATGAAGACAACGCAGCCGAGGAGAAAAGTGAGAAGACGTCACACACAGACGAAAAACCTTGCCACATGGATGACGAGGCGAGTAGTGAGACTGACAAGACACACGTGAACGGTGTGGAACACAAAGAAAACGACATAGCCgatgagaaaaatgaaagatCAGAAGCTGTTAATGGTTTAGCACAGGACACAGAGAAGAAGGAGGATGACCATCCTGACACAAACAAAGACCAGAATATTTCTGATGTGACACTTAAGAAAGAG AAACTCATCCGATCCAGAAAGCCAGTGGCCAGAAGCTACGTgccaaagctgaacaaagacaaGGGGGATGTGAAGAGCAAGTTTGAGGCCATGCAGAAGGCCAGGGAGGACCGCAGCAGGCAGAGGCACAACGAAGAGCAGCAGAAGAGGAAAGAGCAATTCATCAAGGAGAGAGAGTGGAATCGCAGGAAGCAGCAG ATAAAAGAACTACTCGCTTCCagtgatgaggaagaagaggtgaaGCCAGCAAAGGTAGAAAAATCCTACGTCCCCAAAATCACAG GTAGTGTGAAGGGGAAGTttgcagaaatggaaaaacaaagacaagaggaagaaaggaagcggatggaaggagagaggaagaagagggaagcTCAGGACAACATggaaaaagccaaaataaagaaagaattgGCTCAGAAAGCTGCTGAG GAAGGAGATGACACAATCCTGGTGAGGGTGGTTCCAGCGAAGTCATCACGACCTCCGGGCAGAATCAAGGTGAACTTTGAAGACATGGAGAAGAACCGAGAGGAGGAACTGCAGAAgaaggcagaggaagagaagaagagacgataCGATGAAAACAAACGCTCCTTCCGGGATGCAAAGCGACGCTCAATTGTTCAACAG GATGAAGAAGAGAAGCCTTCAGAAAAGGCACAGGTGACTCCTGGAAAGCTAAAGCTGacatttgaggagctggagaaggaaAGGCAGGAGCAGAGAAAGAAGCAGGCTGAGGAGGAAGCCAAACGTCGCCTGATAGAGGAGAAGAAAGCTTTTGAAGAGGCCAGGCTGGGAATG ggagaagatgaggaggacACTCAGGCAGCTCTGGAAGACAAGGAGGAGTTCCGACCTGGAAAACTGAGGTTGAGCTTTGAAGAGGTGGAAAGGCAAAGGGTAGAAGAAGAGCGCaagaaagcagaggaggaggccaAGAGACGAAtggtggaggagagaagagctTTTGCTGAAGCCAGGAAGAGCATG CTTGTAGATGAGGacgatgaggtgctgatggccTTGCTGAACCTGGAGGGCAGTAAGCCCGGGAAGATATGTGCTAGTTTTGAGGAGCTGGAACgccagagaagagaggaggagcagaagaaggcagaggaggaggccaAGAAGAGactggaagaggagaaaaggctCTTTGCTGAAGCCCGCAAGAGCATG AGCCCTGGCCTGGATCAGGAAAGGTCTGCATATGGAGATGAAACA GCACTAGATGAGGAAGAAGGGATGGTGAAGAGTGAATCTCAGGAAGCACTGCACCCAAGAAAACTGGAGATCAACTTTGAAGAGCTACTGAAAGAGAAGGAGCAGGCTGAGAGGAGACGTAAGGCAGAGGAACGCAAAAAGAAGATGGAGCAGGAGAAGCAGGAATTTGAACAACTCAGACAAGAGATGGGCGAG GATGAAGTGAACGAAAGTGCAGATGTTGTAAGCAAAGAGTATGAAGAACTGACCAAGCTCAAGAGGACTGGCTCCATCCAGGCCAAGAACCTCAAGTCCAAATTCGAGAAGATCAAGCAGCTGACTGAAGAGGAAATTCAGAAAAAGATTGAGATGGAGAGAGCACGGAGGAAGGCCATTGATGATGaaattaaagagagagaagctgaGCGGTTCCAGGAG gaGGATGAGGAAAGAGAAACGACTCCAGTGAGGCCCGAGGAGTCACCATTCAAACAGAAGGTGGACATGCGAGCCCGATTTCAACAAATGGCCAAagccagggaggaggaggagaggcggaGAGTAGAGGAGCAGAAGCTGCAGAGGATGCAGTTTGAGCAGCAAGAGATTGATGCTGCCCTCCAAAAA AAGAAGGAGGATGATGTAGAGGACGAGGGTAGCATCATCAACGGCTCTGCAGCCTATGAAGATGAGGAAGATCATGCCAGGTCAGGGGCTCCGTGGTTTAAAAAGCCCCTTAAAAATCAATCGGTGGTGGACTCGGAGCCAGTTCGGTTCACCGTTAAGATCACCGGGGAGCCCAAGCCGGAGGTAACCTGGTGGTTTGAGGGAGAGATGCTCCAGGACTGTGAGGACTATCAGTAtatagagagaggagagacttACTGCCTCTACCTGCCAGAGACCTTCCCAGAGGACGAGGGAGAGTACATGTGCAAGGCTGTGAACAGCAGAGGAACAGCAGCGAGTACCTGCATCCTTACAATAGAAA CTTATGACTACTGA
- the nexn gene encoding nexilin isoform X1, with protein MTEVAQVAAVVARDMNDVKNEDEHNMSDAENKEDDVVVNEDNAAEEKSEKTSHTDEKPCHMDDEASSETDKTHVNGVEHKENDIADEKNERSEAVNGLAQDTEKKEDDHPDTNKDQNISDVTLKKEKLIRSRKPVARSYVPKLNKDKGDVKSKFEAMQKAREDRSRQRHNEEQQKRKEQFIKEREWNRRKQQIKELLASSDEEEEVKPAKVEKSYVPKITGSVKGKFAEMEKQRQEEERKRMEGERKKREAQDNMEKAKIKKELAQKAAEEGDDTILVRVVPAKSSRPPGRIKVNFEDMEKNREEELQKKAEEEKKRRYDENKRSFRDAKRRSIVQQDEEEKPSEKAQVTPGKLKLTFEELEKERQEQRKKQAEEEAKRRLIEEKKAFEEARLGMGEDEEDTQAALEDKEEFRPGKLRLSFEEVERQRVEEERKKAEEEAKRRMVEERRAFAEARKSMLVDEDDEVLMALLNLEGSKPGKICASFEELERQRREEEQKKAEEEAKKRLEEEKRLFAEARKSMSPGLDQERSAYGDETALDEEEGMVKSESQEALHPRKLEINFEELLKEKEQAERRRKAEERKKKMEQEKQEFEQLRQEMGEDEVNESADVVSKEYEELTKLKRTGSIQAKNLKSKFEKIKQLTEEEIQKKIEMERARRKAIDDEIKEREAERFQEEDEERETTPVRPEESPFKQKVDMRARFQQMAKAREEEERRRVEEQKLQRMQFEQQEIDAALQKKKEDDVEDEGSIINGSAAYEDEEDHARSGAPWFKKPLKNQSVVDSEPVRFTVKITGEPKPEVTWWFEGEMLQDCEDYQYIERGETYCLYLPETFPEDEGEYMCKAVNSRGTAASTCILTIESKTTLV; from the exons ATGACTGAGGTGGCGCAGGTTGCGGCTGTAGTCGCCCGCGACATGAATGATGTCAAAAATGAAGACGAACACAACATGAGCGATGCAGAAAACAAGGAAGATGATGTGGTAGTTAATGAAGACAACGCAGCCGAGGAGAAAAGTGAGAAGACGTCACACACAGACGAAAAACCTTGCCACATGGATGACGAGGCGAGTAGTGAGACTGACAAGACACACGTGAACGGTGTGGAACACAAAGAAAACGACATAGCCgatgagaaaaatgaaagatCAGAAGCTGTTAATGGTTTAGCACAGGACACAGAGAAGAAGGAGGATGACCATCCTGACACAAACAAAGACCAGAATATTTCTGATGTGACACTTAAGAAAGAG AAACTCATCCGATCCAGAAAGCCAGTGGCCAGAAGCTACGTgccaaagctgaacaaagacaaGGGGGATGTGAAGAGCAAGTTTGAGGCCATGCAGAAGGCCAGGGAGGACCGCAGCAGGCAGAGGCACAACGAAGAGCAGCAGAAGAGGAAAGAGCAATTCATCAAGGAGAGAGAGTGGAATCGCAGGAAGCAGCAG ATAAAAGAACTACTCGCTTCCagtgatgaggaagaagaggtgaaGCCAGCAAAGGTAGAAAAATCCTACGTCCCCAAAATCACAG GTAGTGTGAAGGGGAAGTttgcagaaatggaaaaacaaagacaagaggaagaaaggaagcggatggaaggagagaggaagaagagggaagcTCAGGACAACATggaaaaagccaaaataaagaaagaattgGCTCAGAAAGCTGCTGAG GAAGGAGATGACACAATCCTGGTGAGGGTGGTTCCAGCGAAGTCATCACGACCTCCGGGCAGAATCAAGGTGAACTTTGAAGACATGGAGAAGAACCGAGAGGAGGAACTGCAGAAgaaggcagaggaagagaagaagagacgataCGATGAAAACAAACGCTCCTTCCGGGATGCAAAGCGACGCTCAATTGTTCAACAG GATGAAGAAGAGAAGCCTTCAGAAAAGGCACAGGTGACTCCTGGAAAGCTAAAGCTGacatttgaggagctggagaaggaaAGGCAGGAGCAGAGAAAGAAGCAGGCTGAGGAGGAAGCCAAACGTCGCCTGATAGAGGAGAAGAAAGCTTTTGAAGAGGCCAGGCTGGGAATG ggagaagatgaggaggacACTCAGGCAGCTCTGGAAGACAAGGAGGAGTTCCGACCTGGAAAACTGAGGTTGAGCTTTGAAGAGGTGGAAAGGCAAAGGGTAGAAGAAGAGCGCaagaaagcagaggaggaggccaAGAGACGAAtggtggaggagagaagagctTTTGCTGAAGCCAGGAAGAGCATG CTTGTAGATGAGGacgatgaggtgctgatggccTTGCTGAACCTGGAGGGCAGTAAGCCCGGGAAGATATGTGCTAGTTTTGAGGAGCTGGAACgccagagaagagaggaggagcagaagaaggcagaggaggaggccaAGAAGAGactggaagaggagaaaaggctCTTTGCTGAAGCCCGCAAGAGCATG AGCCCTGGCCTGGATCAGGAAAGGTCTGCATATGGAGATGAAACA GCACTAGATGAGGAAGAAGGGATGGTGAAGAGTGAATCTCAGGAAGCACTGCACCCAAGAAAACTGGAGATCAACTTTGAAGAGCTACTGAAAGAGAAGGAGCAGGCTGAGAGGAGACGTAAGGCAGAGGAACGCAAAAAGAAGATGGAGCAGGAGAAGCAGGAATTTGAACAACTCAGACAAGAGATGGGCGAG GATGAAGTGAACGAAAGTGCAGATGTTGTAAGCAAAGAGTATGAAGAACTGACCAAGCTCAAGAGGACTGGCTCCATCCAGGCCAAGAACCTCAAGTCCAAATTCGAGAAGATCAAGCAGCTGACTGAAGAGGAAATTCAGAAAAAGATTGAGATGGAGAGAGCACGGAGGAAGGCCATTGATGATGaaattaaagagagagaagctgaGCGGTTCCAGGAG gaGGATGAGGAAAGAGAAACGACTCCAGTGAGGCCCGAGGAGTCACCATTCAAACAGAAGGTGGACATGCGAGCCCGATTTCAACAAATGGCCAAagccagggaggaggaggagaggcggaGAGTAGAGGAGCAGAAGCTGCAGAGGATGCAGTTTGAGCAGCAAGAGATTGATGCTGCCCTCCAAAAA AAGAAGGAGGATGATGTAGAGGACGAGGGTAGCATCATCAACGGCTCTGCAGCCTATGAAGATGAGGAAGATCATGCCAGGTCAGGGGCTCCGTGGTTTAAAAAGCCCCTTAAAAATCAATCGGTGGTGGACTCGGAGCCAGTTCGGTTCACCGTTAAGATCACCGGGGAGCCCAAGCCGGAGGTAACCTGGTGGTTTGAGGGAGAGATGCTCCAGGACTGTGAGGACTATCAGTAtatagagagaggagagacttACTGCCTCTACCTGCCAGAGACCTTCCCAGAGGACGAGGGAGAGTACATGTGCAAGGCTGTGAACAGCAGAGGAACAGCAGCGAGTACCTGCATCCTTACAATAGAAAGTAAGACCACCTTGGTGTGA